GAGGAGGAGCTCGTCGTGATCCATCTGCTCGAAGGCGCAGGCTGGCCCGAGGAACTCCGACAGGGTGGCCTGGCCGTAATGGCGCAGGACGTCCATGAGGAAGAGCCGGTCCTCGGCCTGGGCGTACCCGATCCCGTAGGCGGCGGCGCCCTGGCTGTTGCTGTAGACGTGGGGCATGTCGTGGCCATCGCGGTAGATGGCTACGGGTTCGCTCGCCGACGGGTGTTCGACCCTGGTCACGTCCTGGGGCCGGACCCCGAAGGAGGCGTCGTCGTAGTAGCTGGTGAGGCCGGCGTCGGTAAGACCGGGCGAGGCGTAGAGGAGGCCTGCGTACTTGCCGAGCTGGTCCTGGTTCGCCGGCGGCCGCTGCCCCGCGGCCTCGAAGGCGAGAGCCTGGGCCGGATTGACGAGCCCGTTCTCCCCCGGGGGCAGGATCGACAGGGCGTTGCCGTCGGCGAAGTCGTTGGCCCGGTATGTGGGAGCGAGGTTCGAGGCTGCGCCTGCAGTGGCACCGGCCCCCGTCACCGCCACGCTGCCGGTCAGCGCCGTCGCCAGGAGGACGCCAGCCGCGATCCTCAGCGGTACCCGCACAGCCACGCCCCAGCCCAACCTTCCTGTCCCGCTCAGTGGACCCGCCGCCCAGCGGGCGGGCCGGCGACGGGTCTGCGATCGCCGCCGGACAGATATTCGGCGCCGGGGGCTGGGTCCCTGTCCTAGCCCCGCCCGCCCTCGGCGGCCGGTTCACCGGACGCGCCCGGCCGGAGAGCTCCCCGCTCGGTGGCCCCCCCGTGGGCTCCCTCGGCCTGGGTCGGCGCCGGGCTGAGGCCGCGCAGCTTGTCGGCGAGCTCGCCCGCCCTCTCGGGATCGGCATAGGCAGCGGCGGTGGCGGCGTCGATCCCCGCGGCGGCGGTGGCGTGGATGCCGAAGAAGGCTATGACGATGACCCCCACCACACCCGTCACCGAGCCGATCACGGCCACGATGTCGATGGCGCTGCCGAACTTCCACACGGTGCCGGCGAAGACGCCGGCGACCACCACGAGGCCGACGATGACAACGACGGCCCCCGTGAGGTTCCGCCACTTGTCAGCCGCGCTCGGCATCTCGATACCTCCGTGAGGGCCCCCCGACGAGTGGCCTGGAGGTTACCGCCTGACGGGTGGCGTGCGTCGTGGTGTCCAGCTGGGGTCGGCCAGTCGATGCCAGCGCGCGGCCTCGGTCGCGTCACCGCGCCGGTCGAGGGCGGCCGCCAGGTTGCCCATTCCCCGGACGTCGCCGGCCTCGGCGGCGCGGCGATACCACCTCTCGGCCTCGTCCACCTGGCCCCGCCGTTCGAGCATGGCCCCCAGGTTGTTCATGGCGTCGCTGTGCCCTCCCTGGGCTGCCCGCCGGTACCACAGCTCGGCCTCTCGAAGATCACGCCGTCGCTGGAGCACCGCCCCGAGGTTGTTCATGGCGTGCGTGTGGCCGGTGGCGGCCGCCTCCCGGTACCACTCCTCGGCCTCCTCGGGCTCGTCGTGGGCTTCGAGATGCACACCGAGGTTGTACATGGCATCGGCGAAGCCGGCCCCGGCCGCCCGCCGGTACCACTCCTCGGTGCGTTCGGAGCTCACTCCTTCGGAGAGGACCCCGAGGTTGTACATGGCCCGGGCGTGGCCGGACCAGGCCGCTTCTGCGAACAACCCCTTCGCCTCCACAAGGTCGCCTCGCACGGCAATCATGACCCCGAGATCGGCGATGGCATCGATGTCGCCCGTGCCGGCCGCCCACCGAAAGCACTCCTCCGCCTTGGCGGCGTCACTGTCCTCGAGCTTCTTTCCGAGGGTATAGAGGGCCCGGGCGTGACCGCGTTCGGCCGGTCGGTGCCACCGCCGAAGGATCTGGGTCACTCCTCGGAGGCCGGCCTGCAGGCGCTGGTGCCCACTCCGGGTCGGGACCGGATCGTCGTGCACGGCAACGGGCGGGGGCGGTCCCGGGATCGGGGGCGCTCCCGGGATCGCGGGCAGGCCCGCCACGTCACCGGCGGCCTCGGCCTCGGCGCGGCCCTCGGCAAGGCCGAGCTCGGCGCTGATGGGGTCCCGGGCGGTGGAGCCCGGAGCAGAGCCTGGATCGGGGCCGAGGTGGCGGTCGTCCTGCACGGCCACACCTCTGTGTTCTCTGTGGGGCGGTCCCGCACCTCTCTGGCCGGGGCCCTTTCCGCTCAGCGGCGAGGGTCGACCGCGTTCTTCCGGACGTCGCGGAACGGGATGTCAGCGTCCAGGCGGGCCGCTCGCGGAAGGCCGAGCACCCGCTCGCCGATGATGTCGCGCTGGATCTCGTCGGTGCCGCCTGCGATGGACACGGCCGGGACCGAGACGAGGACCTCGGCGACGACGCCGTCCAGCGGCCCGTCGGCGCCTGTCAGCATCGCCCCCGCCCCAGCGATCAGGGTGTGGGTCCGGGCGGCGGCCCGGGCGATGGCGCTGGCGCTCAGCTTGCCGATCGAGCCCTCCGGCCCGGGAGGCCGGCCCAGGGCGCGGGCCGCCCTCGCCCGCTCGGCCGTCCACTGCGCCGTGCGCGCCAGGGCCAGGAGCCGGGTGACCTCCTGGCGCACCACGGGATCGTCGTTCCGACCGGTCGCCTTGGCTCGATCGGCGACGAGATCGGCCCGCCCCGCCCGCTGCGGGTACCACTTGTAGGGCTCGAGGCTGACCGCGATCTCACGCTCCGCCTCGCGCACAGCCCGCCCGCTCCCCCACGAGGCCGGCCGCCCACGCATCCCCGAGAACAACCGCCGCTCGTGGGCCAGCGTCGTGTGGGCCACGGTCCAGCCGTCACCGACACGGCCGATGACGTTGGCCGCTGCGACCCTCGCGTCGGTCAGGAACACCTCGTTGAAAGACGCGTGCCCGTTCATCTGGCGCAGGGGCCGGACCTCCACGCCCGGCTGGTCCATCGGGAAGCCGAAGTAGGTGATCCCGCGGTGTTTGGGGGCATCCCAGTCGGTGCGAGCCAGGAGCATCCCGAAGCGAGCGTGATGGGCGCTCGTGGTCCAAACCTTCTGCCCGCTGACCACCCACTCGTCACCGTCCCGCTCGGCGCGCGTGGTGAGCCCGGCGAGATCCGAGCCGCTACCCGGTTCGCTGAACAGCTGGCACCACGTGTCCTCCCCGGTGACGATGGGCCGAAGGAGCCTGGCCTTCAGGTCGTCCGAGCCGTGCTGGAGGATCGTCGGCGCAGCCAGCAGCATTCCCGAGCCCTGGGGGGGCCCGACGGCACCCACCCGGTCGAACTCCCGCTCGACGACATCGGCCGTCGCCGCCGGAAGACCTCGTCCGCACCACTCGGCGGGCCACGTCGGGGCGCCCCAACCGGAGTCGGCGAGCAGCTCACGCCAGGCGATCAGGCTCAGATCGGGGTCCCAACGCGCCGACAGCCACGCCCGGACCTCGGCGGCGACGGCGGTCACCCGGCGCGCGCTCCCAATCCTCAGGGATCGAGTCGAGCAGTGGCCGTGCCCGAGAAGACCTCGAGCCCGTCCTGGTTCACGGTGCGCACGGTCAGCTCGACGACGTCCGCGCCGCCCTCGCTTCGGACACCGGCGACACTCGCGCTGGCGACGAGCGTGTCCCCCGGCCACACCTGGGACGTGAACCGGCCGCCGAAGCCGAGCAGGCGGCCATCGCCCACGAAGTCGGTCAGCATCCGCCCGGTCATCGCCATCGTCAACATCCCGTGGGCGAACACCGACGGGTACCCGGCCACCTTGGTGGCGAACACTTCGTCGGTGTGCAGCGGGTTGTAGTCACCCGAGGCGCCGGCGTACTGGACGATCTGGGTGCGCTTCAGGTCCTCGACGACCGGCTCCTCGAAGACGGCGCCGACCTTCAGCTCGCTCGCCCGCAGCGCCATCTCAGCCCGCCGCCCGCTCGGTGCGAACCCCGACGGCGCGCGCCGTCACCACGAGCTCACCGTCCTGGTTGCGGTACTCGGTGATCATCTCGGCGAACATGAGCTTGCCGGCACGGCGCCCCTCCTTCTCCCACGTCGCACCCGGGCGTGTCGTCGCCGACAGCACGTCTCCCACGCCGAGCGGCCGGTGGTACTCGAAATGCTGCTCGGCGTGGAGACCCCGGCCGACTCCGCCGCCCGCCGGAGCCGAGGCGCTGTCGCGTGGCCGACCGCCGCTCCCGGCCGTGCCCGACGGCTCCCTGCCCGACCCGAACCAGGGTTCGCCGATCTTCGGCCGCAGCGGATAGTCCGGATCGAACTGGGCACTGGCTTGCACGAACGTCGGCGGTGCGATGATGCGTCCCACTTCGGTCGACCGCGCCCGGTCCTCGTCGTAGTAGACGGGGTTGGGATCGCCGGCGCTCCGGGCGAACATCATGATGTGGCCGGCTTCGATCGGAAAACGCTCCACTGCCACCACCGACCTCCTCGGGTCACCAGTCGTGGGTTGAACCCTACCGACTGGCGCCTCGAGCGCGTCAGGGGAGCAGGTTCGGCAGAGTGATCTTGGGCAACGTGACCGGTGGCGGTGGCAGCGTCACTGGTGGCACGGTGACAGGGGGTAGCCGCGGTGGGAGCTGGGGAACGATCGAGGTCGGCGGCGGTGTGCTGGGCGTCCCCGGGAGCAGCCCGCTAGTGGTAGCACCCCCGCCTCCGGTCGGCGCCCTGCCACCGCCACTGGCTGCGGTGGTCGCGGTGGAGGCACCGCCTGTCGCGGCCGCCGTGGACGTCGACGTGGTCGGTGCGCTGGTCGTCGGCACCGGGGTCTGGCTGCCCGA
The sequence above is a segment of the Acidimicrobiales bacterium genome. Coding sequences within it:
- a CDS encoding tetratricopeptide repeat protein; translation: MQDDRHLGPDPGSAPGSTARDPISAELGLAEGRAEAEAAGDVAGLPAIPGAPPIPGPPPPVAVHDDPVPTRSGHQRLQAGLRGVTQILRRWHRPAERGHARALYTLGKKLEDSDAAKAEECFRWAAGTGDIDAIADLGVMIAVRGDLVEAKGLFAEAAWSGHARAMYNLGVLSEGVSSERTEEWYRRAAGAGFADAMYNLGVHLEAHDEPEEAEEWYREAAATGHTHAMNNLGAVLQRRRDLREAELWYRRAAQGGHSDAMNNLGAMLERRGQVDEAERWYRRAAEAGDVRGMGNLAAALDRRGDATEAARWHRLADPSWTPRRTPPVRR
- a CDS encoding acyl-CoA dehydrogenase family protein, with amino-acid sequence MTAVAAEVRAWLSARWDPDLSLIAWRELLADSGWGAPTWPAEWCGRGLPAATADVVEREFDRVGAVGPPQGSGMLLAAPTILQHGSDDLKARLLRPIVTGEDTWCQLFSEPGSGSDLAGLTTRAERDGDEWVVSGQKVWTTSAHHARFGMLLARTDWDAPKHRGITYFGFPMDQPGVEVRPLRQMNGHASFNEVFLTDARVAAANVIGRVGDGWTVAHTTLAHERRLFSGMRGRPASWGSGRAVREAEREIAVSLEPYKWYPQRAGRADLVADRAKATGRNDDPVVRQEVTRLLALARTAQWTAERARAARALGRPPGPEGSIGKLSASAIARAAARTHTLIAGAGAMLTGADGPLDGVVAEVLVSVPAVSIAGGTDEIQRDIIGERVLGLPRAARLDADIPFRDVRKNAVDPRR
- a CDS encoding MaoC/PaaZ C-terminal domain-containing protein codes for the protein MALRASELKVGAVFEEPVVEDLKRTQIVQYAGASGDYNPLHTDEVFATKVAGYPSVFAHGMLTMAMTGRMLTDFVGDGRLLGFGGRFTSQVWPGDTLVASASVAGVRSEGGADVVELTVRTVNQDGLEVFSGTATARLDP
- a CDS encoding MaoC family dehydratase N-terminal domain-containing protein, encoding MAVERFPIEAGHIMMFARSAGDPNPVYYDEDRARSTEVGRIIAPPTFVQASAQFDPDYPLRPKIGEPWFGSGREPSGTAGSGGRPRDSASAPAGGGVGRGLHAEQHFEYHRPLGVGDVLSATTRPGATWEKEGRRAGKLMFAEMITEYRNQDGELVVTARAVGVRTERAAG